The following are from one region of the Vitis riparia cultivar Riparia Gloire de Montpellier isolate 1030 chromosome 9, EGFV_Vit.rip_1.0, whole genome shotgun sequence genome:
- the LOC117921541 gene encoding 30S ribosomal protein S17-like, whose translation MKPVVGMVVSNKMQKSVVVAVDRLFHNKLFNRYVKRTSKFMAHDEHNLCNIGDRVRLDPSRPLSKHKHWVVAEILKKARIYVPPEPITKTQDLAPPSSS comes from the exons ATGAAGCCTGTGGTGGGGATGGTGGTGTCGAACAAGATGCAGAAATCAGTAGTGGTGGCAGTGGACCGTCTCTTCCACAACAAGCTCTTCAACCGCTATGTCAAACGAACCAGCAAGTTCATGGCTCATGACGAACACAACCTCTGCAACATTGGTGACCGA GTTAGGTTGGATCCTTCTAGGCCCTTGAGCAAGCACAAGCATTGGGTTGTTGCAGAAATTCTGAAGAAAGCACGAATCTATGTGCCACCTGAACCTATTACCAAGACTCAAGATCTAGCACCACCTTCATCATCTTAA